From the Xenopus laevis strain J_2021 chromosome 7L, Xenopus_laevis_v10.1, whole genome shotgun sequence genome, the window CCATACATCCCTATTTCTTAACCTTGGGTCCCCAGATGATTCATTAACACATAATTTGGGGATTAAGCATGTTGGGGGTTATTGTCCCACAACATCTGGAAACCCAAGGTGAAGAAACAGGGCCATATAGACATTAATTACAGTGCGTCGGTGTCAAAAGAGAGACAATAACACTGAGCTCTGTGTCACATGAGCCCATCCTGGATACTAACTGGAGTTTTGTAGGTCAGATCTGCCAGTGCACAGTGGAAACTAATCTGCAGTCTGAAGGCTCAGTGACTCCTGTCGGCTTGTGAATAAAACATAAAAGCAGAGAAATAAATTGTCTGTTCTTTTCTTCCCGCGGCCGCAAGACACCTTGACTGATCCAGCAGGGGACACATGAGCTGTTTATCTTGTAACAAGAACCTGCCTCCTAAATTTTGTATGCCAATCCCTCCACCCACGCCtatagaattttatttatttatggatttTGCTTCCAAATCTCTGCACAGTAACTCTGGGTATGCATAACCTGGTggcatttttgtaaaatatttctaCTTGTCATAATGGAGAGAACAATGTAAACAGCAGATTGGGCAGATCCATGTACCTTCCCTGCAGCTCCATGTCAGTCTCTATCATATTTTCCAGTGTTGGGCCAAACCTGGGCCACATCACAAAGAAAACTATAAATAGAAAGTTTGTATTTTACTTCTTCTTAAAGGAGTAGGCCTCCTAAATAAATCTGTAGGAATATCTGCAGGCAGTAGCATTATCACCTGACTTGGCATTTCTCCTtcattatctttaaagggatactgtcatgggaaaaaaaaattttttcaaaatgaatcagttaatagtgctgctccagcagaattctgcagtgaaatccatttctcaaaagagcaaacagatttttttatattcaattttgaaatctgacatggggctagacattttgtcaatttcccagctgcccctggtcatgtgacttgtgcctgcactttagaagagaaatgctttctggcaggctgctgtttttccttctcaatgtaactgaatgtgtctcagtgggacatgggtttttactattgagtgctgtacttagatcttAGGCAgccattatcttgtgttagggagctgctatctggttaccttcccattgttcttttgtttggctaatgtgggggggaaagggagggggtgatatcactccaacttgcagtacagcagtaaagagtgattgaagtttatcagagcacaagtcacatgacttggggcaggtgggaaattgacaaaatgtctagccccatgtcaaatttcaaaattgaacatagaaaaaaatgtttgctcttttgagaaatggatttcagtgcagaattctgctggagcagcactattaactgattcattttggaaattttttttttcccatgacagtatccctttaactcatttttaaaaaaaatatttaatgtctgAACAGTGTTTCACTTTTCCAGGGATCCAGGGCAACCATTAGGAATCAAAGGGCCCCATGCTAAACTAGCAAGGCTGTTACCCCCAAGTGGGGTTCCAATTATTAACCTATTGGTCACCTTGGACGCTGGGCAGAGGACCATGGAAACCAAGCAGAATGAGGTCctattggggaaaaatgttatGTAGATGCATCGCTATGCCCCTTATCCACTCTAGTCATACCCATTATACTAAATAGTGATTAGTATATTAGTAACTTGTAATATGGGAACATTGAAagtataaaaaagttaaattgccACTGTCACTCTTCAGTATGCTAAACTGATGCTTGAGGGCATCCCTTCTTttgtcatacaggtatggaactcgTTATTCTGAAAGGCCCGAATTATGGAgaggccgtctgccatagactccattttatccaaataatccaattttaacaaattatttcctttttctctgtaataataaaacagtaccttgtacttgatcccaactaagacataataaatcattactggaagcaaaccagcctattgggcttatttaatatttacatgatattctagtagagtaaaggtatgatgatccaaattatggaaagatctgttatccagaaaaaaccccaggtcccgagcattctgggtaacaggtcccatacctgtactatgaaataACATATTGCATAGTGTGTAGATCCCTGATCAGACATATCTAGAGTAATAATATGTAACATGTACTTACCACTGGCATTTTCTAACGCTTCCTCGCCCTCCGTTGAGGGCATTTTTCTTGGGCCCCATTTCTGAAATGAGACCCTGGTCGAAAAAATGTCATTGGTAAGTGCAAGTAATGTATTATTGCACAAGATATTTTTAAGAGCCTAAATCAGGAATCTCCAACCTGCAGGGCTGAGCACCATATTTTTGAGAAGGCACAGAGCAGCAATACCCAGGGGCAAGTGAGCAGTAAGGGTTATGCTCTTGTATTTGTTCCCCCTGTGGATGATAAAATGACCCCCTATTAGCTCTGGCTCTAGAATGGGAAATATCTCTCCTTGAAAAAGGAGCATTAGAGCAGCCTAAAGACATTgaaaaaactatgtatatgtcTTATAAGCAAgataattagtggtgcttgcgaagcaaagcatcactactgttatcttgcaaacttatttttttagtggtgcttgcgaagcaaagcatcactactgttatcttgcaaacttatttttttagtggtgcttgcgaagcaaagcatcactactgttatcttgcaaacttatttttttttagtggtgcttgcgaagcaaagcatcactactgttatcttgcaaacttatttttttttagtggtgcttgcgaagcaaagcatcactactgttatcttgcaaacttatttttattcttcttccgtatgaaagtttggtgcgtaactagtcccgcaccgtttgtcctagacccatgaatgaggtgtcaaatcgtgtggcttaatcgggaatggggtggtatgacttttctaaggggtgggtggttaattgccccttgcgggggcaattaaccaccccgaaaagtcccatagattaacattgaggccaacttttgacggattctagcgcagagagggaatcttgtagaaacgttaaatttaccacatttgaagaggtttgcgacctgtgtcagatgataccccacacgagggtataagttttacccccggggcaggagaggtccccaaatttgccccattgacttataatggggaatttatcgaataattagtttgtcgcagacccatgaatgaggtgtcaaaccgttcagcttattcgggaatggggtgttgtgacttttctgtcctattttggggacccaaaaaagtgagcggagccgcaaacaaccaatcagattttccctattgacttcaatgagaaaatgtaaacagctgtaattctcacagtaataaagccagagctcccaaacttggcaccgtgggtcactgggtgactgcagccaaaatttacaaaaagtgggcggagtctacaacagccaatcaaatttcagccattcaattaaataggaaaattttaaactgctgccgctcttagacggttaatggcagcctcctcaaacttggcacagttggtcactgggggactgggattaaaattaagaaaagtgggtggagccaaaaccaaccaatcagatttctttgattggttttaatgggaaaaattaagaaggctgccattctctcagtattgatgtcagggaccttgaatatcacaaatgtggtcgctgggggtttccacttcaagtttagaaaaagtgggcggagccaccaacaaccaatcaaatttcattcattgattttcaatagaaaaaaatagaaatgctgccatttttacacattaaatgacagcattcccaaactttggtatgttagtcactgagtgactgtggttcacaattaggaaaaaaaggggcggggcaacaacagccaatcagatttgggcctgagttttgccacggcaagcaccactcacattttcttcaggaaatgtacctctctagttaatATATGTTGTTCCCAGATGTTTGGGAAAAGAAGATATGAATTTGGTTAGGACCTTAGTGTTATTTAGTGTCGAAATGCAAGATACTGAATACATTTCAGTACAAGGCTGTGTAGGAGGAGCAAGAATTAAGAGGCAAATTATTTGGGGGAAGCAAGATAGTGGACACCTTTATTGTTAGGTTGGATATGAAGGAAAGACAATGTACCGAAACACCATTCATagcattgtttttttacaggtttCAGTTGATGCCTTAAGGGGTCAGCAATGGATGACCAACGAGTCCGACTCCCTGCACGGACCCTCCTGGATTGTGCCAGCACTGATCAACTGTGCAGTAAGTAAAGTAGACATTATTGTGCTTTATTTTACTCCATATCATTCTTCATCCCATAGGGAAGTCTTGCTCCGTGACTTGGGTTTTTAATAAATGGCGTTAACCTTTATACCTGTGCCAGTTGTTTACTTGTTCATACAAACACCCAGAATTGTCATCCTCTTTTCTTTTCCCTAGTAACAGCAACTTTATTTCTCTTTACAGTTGTTCGAACTTACCAATATGAGGTTATAGTGGTTCCAGTATTTTTTGTTGGCATCTCCGTGATCCTCCTTGCCATTATTCTGTGGCTTCGGTATAGACAAAAGAAACCAGATGAAGATGACCAGAGACAAGGTATCCTTTGTCCTGCGCACCTCTGTACAGGTGCAACTTATGAAATGCAATGGATATGCAATATTAAAAAGacaaactttaaaggggaccgtcacccaaaaaaattattcaaaatcctattttatcacattagtcaagcaaaattaactttaattagactctataaattatttgaatcttgtttccttcagtctgggaattcataattatagcaagcaggcagcagccattttgtgcacacagttattaagacaagtcttgaatcatctcagaatcttgtttgtgcaccaaaatggggggcccgaagtccatccccatgcccttgctacacaattaaatagtaaagagaatgggggaatatgtggagagcagtgacatctaggaagtgctgaatggaaagtgaaagtaattgcctgccccgcctctgcccatggcatagaggagtggcagacaatatttgattgacagctgagatgtttaaatcagcttacaacagctatgaatgctttaataaaaaatagaaattggatttcatgttcaatttgaaaaggacttttattatacagatttttgtgtctgggtgacaggtccactttaatagcaGAGTAACCAGATCTCTCAATGTATCAGCAAGACTCTGTGGTTTTCAACataggggggtaatgtaacaacatGGAATTTACATGAACAGCTAGAATGTACAAGTGTTCAGttatggttgctatgagttacttgACCAAGAGGAAACTTTGCATCTGTTATTACATTACAAAGggatcttttattattattacagtaaatacaggtattggatccattatccatggactccattttagtcaaataattaataataattttcttttctctgcaataataaaacagcaccttgtacttgattctgaTGATTGTTTTGCCTGacgaggcaaaacaatcttattaggtttattcaatgtttaaatgattttttagtagacttaaagtatgaagatccaaattacgctaAGATCCCagatctggaaaagcccaggtcccaagcattctggattatagatcccatacctgtactcatagtTAAATCATACAAATATTGATATTTAAATACAACTATGGTGCCATGCATGGTTTTCAACTTAGTGGTCAATGGCATCAGAAATATTATTGCAGTACAgagatgggatctgttttccagaaaccagttatccataaaattctgaattacagaaagaccgtttcccatagactccattctatccaaataatccaattttaaaaaaactatttcctttttctgtgtaataataaaacagtagcttgtacttgatcccaactaagatataattaatccttattggaagcaaaaccagcctattgggtttatttaatgtttacatagttttctagtagacttatggtatgaagatcccaatgacggaaatatccattatacagaaaaccctaggtccagggcattctggataacaggtcccatacgtgtatgtCTTCTATTCTATAGGGCTTATTTGCCATGGGTACACATGCAAGATGAAGGCAGTAGGCTGGATCAATAAGAAATTCTATTACTATTGCCCATATTTAGGCTGTTTTTCAAGTCCAATTTCTAGGCTTTAGGGGTGCTTGGGCCAGTAGTTTAACAATAGATAGGGCTATAGTTTTGACAGGTCTATGCAATGCAGACAATAGATCCCCGTAAGGCCTGTTTTACCACTCACTGAAAGTTACTTTCCCTTAAGAAACAGCACATGCAATTTTATGTAGAGTATAATTACAAACAACTACTTTTCATATAGGAGCCTTGTCCAGTTACTTATAATGTCCCAACTCTACCTACAGAAGTGCAGAGAAAGCCGAGCGTCGGTTACATTAATCATGCAATCTCTCTGGAAGAGCTGTCCATGGATCAGGTGCTAAGAACGAGAGATCCCTCACTGCAAGATTTCGAGATATCCAGGAGCAGAATACGGCAACCTCTGCAGCTGGCCGGCGAAGGGCGGTTTGGGCCCATCCACAGGACAAAGCTAAATGACCCCATGGGTGGGAAAGAGAGAGATGTTGTCATTAAACGGCTTAGAAGTAAGTAAACTGTTAAGGGCTACCTGACTCTGTATTTTCCTTGGatgtgtaaaaatgtaatgtatctgtgtcttagagcttacaatctaattaacTTTCAATTATTctatttccttcttttttctatCTGTGCAactatacattttttctaagcCTTGTGCCATTTGTCTTTGGTTCCCCTCAGGTTCAGGTGGAGCACAAGAGGTCCGTGATTTCCTGCAGAGGGTGGCTTTTCAAGGATGGTTAGGCCAGCACCCAAACATTGTGGAGCTGCTGGGGTGCTGCCCTAACGAGAAGCCTTTCTGCATGTTACTAGAGTACATTGAACCGGGGTCTCTATTGCAGTTTCTCTGGGACTGCCGCCGGGTAAGGCACAAGCAAAGAATGGGGGATATGCGCTTAGGGAGAGCTAAATGATGAGGAAAAATACTACATGGCGCATTtactgaaagggatactgtcatggaaaaacatgttttttccaaaacacatcagttaatagtgttgctccatcAGAataatgcactgaaatccatttctcaaaagagcaaacagattttttttatattcaattttcaaatctgacatggggctagacattttgtcagtttcccagctgccccagccatgtgcctgcactttaggatggaattactttctggcaggctgttatttctcctacttaatgtaactgaatcagtctcagtggtacttggcttttactattaagtgctgttcttagatcttccagggagctgttatcttgtgttagggagctgctatctcgttaccttcccattgttctgttgttagactgctgggggggggggaaagggagggggtgatatcactccaacttgcagtacagcagtaaagagtgattgaagtttatcagagcacaagtcacatgactggaagcagctgggaaattgacaatatgtctagcaccatgtcagatttcaaaattgaatataacaaaatctgtttgctcttttgaaaaatggatttcagtgcagaattctgctcgagcagcactattaactgatgtgttttgaaaaaaacatgttttcccatgacagtatccctttttttACCAACAATGTAAAAGCAAATATAGCTGCTTTTCTCATTGGAAAAGTCAATATTTTGTACTAAGAAATCCACCTTTTAGCATTCAGGAGGGGTTGCAAGCATCAGCTGGTAGTCCCATGTGTGAcacctttagcctccccaaacaaaaatattACCCTCTGCCTATgaatacagtgtttttttcctAGAAGTCCAGTTTCAAATTGGGTTTTATGCTTCTCTGGTACAAGGTACAAAGTACAGGGTGCAGGAATAAATAGTCATAGCAGGAACTCTGCCTacttatgagagagagagagagagagagagagagagagagagagagagagagagagagagagagagagaggctgaaaCAAGGAACAACACTTTAATTAACACATTTGCTCATTTCTGCTCTCACAGGACGTCATGTCTATGGATGGAATTCTCTATGATCTCACCGAGTGTCAAGTTTACATCATAGCTCTTCAGGTCCTTTCAGCTTTAGTAAGTGTATATATGGGCTCCCAGTCCTACTCCTCTCCTCATCCTGTAGACTGTATGGAAACAACTGACGCTAGGCCCATGTTTCCTTTGTGgtatggtatttttttttgtagtgtagAGACTTTGTCATCCTTCTCTTTTTAGTCTTTTCTTATTGGGGATGTTTATCTTAATGTATTCTGCATCTCCAGCCTGCCACCTACCCTTTGGCCAAAGTTGAAGTACAAAAGGTGCCCATATTGTTGAGCCATGAGTTGCACCAGCCAAAGAAATACGTATGTGGCAGCTGGTCCTATAAGGAAGACAATATTCTGTAGAGCAGTATTTGGTACCACCATTATTGAGCTTATGGGTTATTTTGGCAGAGAATATAAAACCTTAATGTGACAAAGAGATCTCAAAGTCCATGTATACATATTAAAACCTTATCTCCTCCATGGTTTTCAGGAGTTCCTGCACCAGCGCAAACTGGTCCATGGGGATATAGCAGCACGGAACATCCTCATTCATCGTGACTTAACAGCTAAATTGATTGGACTGGGTGGAGCTTGTGAGATGAGAAAGACTGGGACCTTCCAGTCTAGACGTCCTGCTCCCCAGAAGTGGATGGCTCCTGAGAGGCTCCTTCACTTGCCCATCTCTGCCAAATCAGATGTGTAAGTTTGATCTTGCAGAAATTATTCAGGGTCCTTGTTAGCGATTCTGAGGGCCAATACCCTGTGTGGGGCATCATTAATTATAACCCCacctgcagctctccagctgttCATGGGCTATGGCTACCAGCATGCTATTGGTTACAGTTAAAATAAGTCACTGACCCTGGTAACCATAACAACATATCAGCTGCGAGggttcaatattattattattcatttttttctattttaattgttTATCTTATTATTATAAGATATTATAAGATTACAAAATCTCATGTTCATCTGCCATCATGACTTCCAAATttctacctggttgctaggatacctGGTAGCCCTAGAACTTAGAAAACAGTTGCGATTCCAAGTctcacaataaaatgtaaatatttcaatatCCACACTTCCTGAATACTACTTATATGGAGGAAAGTCACAAGACAATGAGCAGATGTCAAAATTAATTAATAGAATACCAGACAGGACATGATTAAGTTCTGTAGGATGTAATATCATAAGGAATCACCACATTCCTACAAACCTACAGTAATTGCTCTGTATTAATCTACATGTCTGGCAGACACAACagtaaccacattgctgaaattgcaaactggaaagctaaatgaataaaaagctaaataacttaaaaaaaacagaaataataaaaaatgaaaaccaattgcaaatattctcagaatatcactctctctatatcatactaacagataatttaaaggtgaagaaccacTTTAATGCCCattccctaaatgtttttttattttgtgtgatgTTCTCTTTGTCATTTGTCCATAGGATAAAGGATAAATATACCCTTGAATATGTAACGATGAACAAGAAAGTGAGTGCTAACCTTTTCTTCTATTGATTTCAGGTGGTCATTTGGAATTCTTCTTTATGAAATGATAACATTGGGTAAGGCCATATTTATGTTTGTGTTAAGCATGAAATAAGAACTGACCCAGACTTTCCttaacaaaatagtttttttttggagtcAAATGTTCAAGTCAATATTAGGGCTTGTGTATGCACGCAAGTACAAGTGCAAAATCTAATGATGAATGCAAAATTTAGTGCACATTGATGCTATTCACTTGCACTCATAAATGCTCCAATAGTAGAAATCTAACATCTAGGGTAGTTAAAGATGTACGTAACCCAAATTTTTATTCTAATGTTCAGCCTATCTCTGTGGCTATCAGCCATTGCTCATATGGTCATGGACAGTTGCAAGTAACTGATAGAAAAAGTACCCAGGGCTGGTGTATTTTTGAGAGACGAAGAGCATCAGTCCAAGGTCTACATGTAGTAGTGGCTGTACTCACTGGGGCTTGCTTAACAAATTGGTCTATACATAAGAGAATCCAGTCACTTCAATAATAGCACCCCACTACTTAAATGATGGGCAAGTCCAATTACCAGGTATGTTCCACACGATAATAGTGCTCAACCCCTGTGTTCCGTCTCGTCAGACCAGGTGCTTAGTGGTCAATTACCCTCTCTGCCATGGGTTGAAATCATATATTCAGTCCAAACGCAACGCAACGCAACAGAAACCTGtttgtcagtgtgctatggtcATATGGACTGAATATACAATTAACAGGTATGTTGATCTCTACAACCATTGCTCCCTTCAGCTCTGAACTTCTCTTTTTTATTTCAGGGGCTCCTCCTTATCCTGAAATTCCCCCAATTGACATCCTGCAGCACTTACAGAGAGGAAACATTATGAAGAGGCCTTCCACCTGCAAACCAGCTTTGTAAGGATCAAGTTGCAATCTTAAATTTGCTTAGCCCAAAGCCTCAAAAAGGATTCTGATCTGCTGATGTTAGAGGAGAGTGAGATACTGTAGCTGTCATGTTTTCACCTATTTATTTGCCACCTTCAAAATTTCATAAGCTGTAATGATTGGGTTCTCTTTGCCTTCTTTATTTGGTGGGGTCAAGGCTCCATTCCCTTCCATGAGTCATCCTGTTAAAGACCCAAAATCCTTCCCTgtataaacacatatttaccccCCACCCTTAAACCCACGACTAGGTAGGAACATAAAAGTTCAAATAACCTTTATAGCACTTTGATTCTCACAAACTCTACCCTCTAAGAGGGTTCAGAGTTAATTAGGAAAAAGATCATTAATGATACATCATTGCAGGGTTTTCTAATATTATCTTCTCATAGGTACAACATCATGAAGACATGTTGGATTTGGAAGGCACCCGAAAGGCCATCACTGCCAGAGTTGCGCAAGCGCCTGGAAGCTGGGAAGAAGGCTTCCAATGACAAGTCGGTCCTCCAAGTCCCAGAGCAGGTGGTGGCAGAACTCTACGCTGGTGTCGCTGGGACAGAGTTTATGAGAATTGAGAATGATTACACTGTGCTGTAATGGAAGCGCTTACACTGAGTCTGATTGTCCTACAGGGGCAGTAGATGAAGAGGAACCATTTACTGTAGtcttaaagttaaatattgtggACTTAAACATAAGGCTCATGTGCAAATTGGATGACTTATACATGAAGGATGTTTATGGTGGCAGTTACAGAGAGCCTGTTGGAATAATGTACTGgggtaatatttttatattacccCACAGGAAGCCTTTAAAAACCATCCGTTCAATGTGTTGATTAGGAACACTGGATTACCATACAAACTCAAGGGAGAATTACAGAAAGGGGCCTTCAGACTATGAATGAGGACATTTTGTATGCGTCATGCCGAGTGGCCCTTGTATCATGGACTGTTGTCCATCTGTTTATGTTGATGTTCTTTATGTCTTTACATTTGTGAGAGTTCAGTTTACAGTTCAATAAGTTTAAGATGTCTTCCATCCACCCTGTTTGACTGCAGAAGAAAATGGTCTCAGCCAATACACATTATCTGGGACTCCCCAATTCATTACTAAATGGTA encodes:
- the styk1.L gene encoding tyrosine-protein kinase STYK1 → MDDQRVRLPARTLLDCASTDQLCIVRTYQYEVIVVPVFFVGISVILLAIILWLRYRQKKPDEDDQRQEVQRKPSVGYINHAISLEELSMDQVLRTRDPSLQDFEISRSRIRQPLQLAGEGRFGPIHRTKLNDPMGGKERDVVIKRLRSSGGAQEVRDFLQRVAFQGWLGQHPNIVELLGCCPNEKPFCMLLEYIEPGSLLQFLWDCRRDVMSMDGILYDLTECQVYIIALQVLSALEFLHQRKLVHGDIAARNILIHRDLTAKLIGLGGACEMRKTGTFQSRRPAPQKWMAPERLLHLPISAKSDVWSFGILLYEMITLGAPPYPEIPPIDILQHLQRGNIMKRPSTCKPALYNIMKTCWIWKAPERPSLPELRKRLEAGKKASNDKSVLQVPEQVVAELYAGVAGTEFMRIENDYTVL